From Aurantimicrobium sp. INA4, one genomic window encodes:
- a CDS encoding SURF1 family cytochrome oxidase biogenesis protein, which yields MLKTALKPQWIAFLIFVMAAAAVFAWAGKWQLERAILSSQPVNTESEIVVPLEELQVPGVAISEIAGGHMTEVTGYLAAESYTLLTGRLNYGESGYWLVGRLITPEASLPVALGWTPDEDVALTALAEFNAAPAGEEKLYTGRFMPTEAPDVPNPGMDPLSENTLSVASLVNIWPDFAGLVYEGYLIDSEAPPGFDVIESIPPMNEGAVNWLNIFYALEWIIFAGFAFFIWWRLVKDAYERELEEQEQAQGQVN from the coding sequence ATGCTCAAGACCGCGCTGAAACCTCAGTGGATTGCCTTTCTCATTTTCGTGATGGCAGCCGCTGCTGTTTTTGCCTGGGCAGGAAAGTGGCAGTTAGAACGCGCCATCTTGTCTTCTCAGCCGGTAAACACCGAGTCGGAGATTGTGGTTCCGCTGGAGGAACTGCAGGTTCCCGGTGTCGCTATTTCTGAAATAGCGGGTGGACACATGACAGAGGTTACGGGTTATCTCGCTGCCGAGTCCTACACGCTGCTCACAGGCCGTCTCAACTATGGCGAGTCAGGGTATTGGTTGGTTGGTCGCTTGATCACTCCAGAGGCATCACTTCCTGTTGCCCTGGGCTGGACACCGGATGAGGACGTTGCGCTGACTGCCCTGGCAGAATTCAACGCTGCTCCTGCCGGGGAAGAAAAGCTCTACACCGGACGCTTTATGCCCACCGAGGCACCGGATGTTCCAAACCCTGGCATGGACCCGCTCAGCGAGAACACACTTTCTGTTGCTTCTCTGGTGAACATCTGGCCCGACTTCGCCGGGCTCGTCTATGAGGGCTACCTCATTGATAGTGAAGCGCCCCCTGGTTTTGACGTCATTGAGTCCATTCCACCCATGAATGAGGGTGCGGTGAACTGGCTCAACATCTTCTATGCGCTCGAGTGGATTATCTTTGCTGGCTTTGCGTTCTTTATTTGGTGGCGCTTGGTTAAAGATGCCTATGAGCGCGAACTTGAGGAACAAGAGCAAGCACAGGGACAAGTAAACTAG
- a CDS encoding ABC transporter substrate-binding protein codes for MRELSLRTRALSGLALAATSALVLAGCASGSSDNASGATYAAADCAADSTSDNTFKVGTLLPTTGNLAFLGPPEIAGVGLAVADINAAGGVNGTDACVYNTDSGDSSDMSVSTASAEDLIQQKVSFVLGAASSSVSLNVVDAITEAGIVQISPANTAAALSGYSPFYFRVAPPDTVQGNALGQLITGDGNSSVAFLVFNDSYGTGLRDSTEAAINEAGGEVVYGGQGKGQEFPPSQTTFSSEVTAALSANPDALVVIAFDETKAIIPELVAQGWDMANTYFVDGNTSSFEADFEAGTLEGAQGTIPGAAPSDELKALLTKYWSDVQGEELTDFIYAAESYDATMLAALAATKGGDNTPATIQANLAAVSGANGGEKCTTFAACVDLIKAGKEIQYQGPSSIGPFNELNDPSSAFVGIYQFNNKNVPIWATAVEGKS; via the coding sequence ATGCGTGAACTTTCACTCCGCACACGTGCGCTCAGTGGTCTAGCTCTCGCAGCAACGTCAGCACTCGTGCTGGCAGGTTGTGCAAGCGGATCTTCTGACAACGCATCTGGCGCGACATACGCCGCTGCTGATTGTGCTGCAGACAGCACCAGCGACAACACCTTCAAGGTTGGAACTTTGCTTCCCACCACCGGTAACCTAGCGTTCCTCGGCCCACCTGAAATTGCTGGTGTTGGTCTCGCAGTAGCAGACATCAACGCAGCAGGTGGCGTCAACGGTACCGACGCATGTGTTTACAACACCGACTCTGGTGACTCTAGTGACATGTCTGTATCTACTGCATCTGCAGAAGACCTCATTCAGCAGAAGGTGTCCTTCGTTCTTGGTGCTGCATCCTCGAGTGTGTCTCTTAACGTTGTTGACGCCATCACCGAAGCAGGCATCGTTCAGATCTCTCCTGCAAACACCGCAGCAGCACTGTCTGGCTACAGCCCCTTCTACTTCCGTGTTGCACCACCAGACACCGTTCAGGGTAACGCTCTCGGTCAGCTCATCACCGGTGACGGAAACTCCAGCGTTGCATTCCTCGTCTTCAACGACTCCTACGGAACCGGTCTTCGTGACTCGACCGAAGCAGCTATCAATGAAGCAGGTGGAGAAGTTGTTTACGGCGGTCAGGGCAAGGGCCAGGAATTCCCTCCCTCTCAGACCACCTTCTCTTCTGAGGTCACCGCAGCTCTGTCTGCAAACCCAGATGCACTCGTTGTGATCGCATTCGATGAGACCAAGGCAATCATCCCCGAGCTTGTTGCTCAGGGCTGGGACATGGCTAACACCTACTTCGTTGACGGTAACACCAGCTCATTCGAAGCAGACTTCGAAGCCGGCACACTTGAGGGTGCTCAGGGAACCATCCCTGGTGCAGCTCCCTCAGACGAGCTCAAGGCTCTGCTGACCAAGTACTGGTCTGACGTGCAGGGTGAAGAACTCACTGACTTCATCTACGCAGCAGAATCCTACGACGCAACCATGCTTGCAGCTCTCGCTGCAACCAAGGGTGGCGACAACACCCCAGCAACCATCCAGGCAAACCTGGCTGCTGTTTCTGGTGCTAACGGCGGCGAGAAGTGCACCACCTTCGCAGCCTGTGTTGACCTGATCAAGGCTGGTAAGGAAATTCAGTACCAGGGTCCATCTTCGATTGGTCCCTTCAACGAACTGAACGACCCATCCTCCGCATTCGTTGGTATTTACCAGTTCAACAACAAGAACGTTCCCATCTGGGCAACAGCTGTTGAGGGTAAGTCCTAA
- a CDS encoding ABC transporter substrate-binding protein encodes MREISLRTRALGGLALAATSALVLAGCASGSSDSGSKDAAYTAADCAADSTSENTFKVGTILPVTGSLAFLGPPEIAGVGLAVADINAAGGVNGMDACLYQTDSGDSSDMSVSTASAEDLIKQKVSVVIGAASSSVSLNVVDSFTEAGIVQISPANTSAALSGYSPFYFRTAPPDTVQGSALGQLIVGDGNSTVAFLVFNDSYGTGLRDSTEAAIVEGGGSVVYGGTGKGQEFPPAQTTFSSEVTAALATNPDALVVIAFDETKAIIPELVAQGWTMANTYFTDGNTGSFEKDFEAGTLEGAQGTIPGAAPSDELKALLGKYWSDVQGEELTDFSYAAESYDSTVLAALAATLGGDNSPATIQANLAAVSGANGGEKCTTYTACVDLIKAGKDIQYQGPSSVGPFNDKNDPSSAFIGIYKYNDVNVPVWASAVEGKS; translated from the coding sequence ATGCGAGAAATTTCTCTCCGCACTCGTGCACTCGGTGGTCTGGCTCTCGCAGCTACGTCAGCATTGGTGCTGGCTGGTTGTGCGTCTGGATCTTCCGACAGTGGCTCGAAGGACGCTGCATACACCGCAGCTGACTGTGCCGCTGACAGCACCAGCGAAAACACCTTCAAGGTAGGAACTATCCTCCCCGTAACCGGTTCGCTTGCGTTCCTCGGCCCACCCGAAATTGCTGGTGTTGGCCTTGCAGTAGCTGACATCAACGCTGCTGGCGGCGTAAACGGTATGGACGCTTGCCTCTACCAGACTGACTCTGGTGACTCAAGCGACATGTCTGTTTCTACCGCTTCAGCTGAAGACCTCATCAAGCAGAAGGTTTCTGTTGTAATTGGTGCAGCATCTTCGAGTGTTTCTCTCAACGTTGTTGACTCGTTCACCGAGGCTGGCATTGTGCAGATCTCTCCTGCTAACACCTCTGCAGCACTTTCTGGCTACAGCCCCTTCTACTTCCGTACTGCACCACCAGACACCGTTCAGGGTTCTGCTCTCGGTCAGCTGATCGTCGGTGACGGAAACTCAACTGTTGCATTCCTCGTATTCAACGACTCCTACGGAACCGGTCTTCGTGACTCGACCGAAGCTGCAATCGTTGAAGGTGGCGGAAGCGTTGTTTACGGTGGAACCGGTAAGGGCCAGGAGTTCCCTCCTGCTCAGACCACCTTCTCCTCCGAAGTAACTGCAGCACTTGCAACCAACCCTGACGCTCTTGTTGTCATCGCATTCGATGAGACCAAGGCAATCATCCCCGAGCTCGTAGCTCAGGGCTGGACCATGGCTAACACCTACTTCACCGATGGAAACACCGGATCCTTCGAGAAGGACTTTGAAGCAGGTACCCTCGAAGGTGCTCAGGGAACCATCCCTGGTGCAGCTCCTTCGGACGAGCTGAAGGCACTCCTCGGCAAGTACTGGTCTGATGTTCAGGGCGAAGAGCTCACTGACTTCAGCTACGCTGCTGAGTCCTACGACTCGACCGTTCTTGCAGCTCTCGCTGCAACCTTGGGTGGCGACAACAGCCCAGCAACTATCCAGGCTAACCTGGCTGCAGTTTCTGGTGCTAACGGCGGCGAAAAGTGCACCACTTACACCGCTTGTGTCGACCTGATCAAGGCTGGCAAGGACATTCAGTACCAGGGTCCATCTTCGGTTGGTCCTTTCAACGACAAGAATGACCCATCCTCCGCGTTCATCGGTATCTACAAGTACAACGATGTCAACGTTCCAGTATGGGCATCTGCTGTTGAGGGTAAGTCCTAA
- a CDS encoding glycerol-3-phosphate dehydrogenase/oxidase: MSQSASASGVHGILNAHTRAEALAAMQSQELDVLVIGGGIVGSGCALDAATRGLTVGVVEAQDWAAGTSSRSSKLVHGGIRYLEQLDFHLVREALIERGLLLQQIAPHLVKPIRFLYPVEHPVWERAYVGAGMLLYDAFSWMGGRRPGVRHHRHLSKRQIGLAAPSLRSSGIIGGMSYYDGRVDDARYVANLVRTAVANGAYAANRTEVIGFIQEQGRVVGVTVRDVETGNEFPIRAKQIINSTGVWTGETQELVHDGGTLRVRASKGIHIVVPRDRFKSVMGLIMRTEKSVLFVIPWGRHWIIGTTDTDWHYDKVHPSATAEDIQYLLDHVNSVLDDPITHDDIEGVYVGLRPLLAGNSESTAKLSREHVVVKPKPGLVLIAGGKWTTYRVMANDAVNAAVEELNAGDPAWNIPGSITSAVPLLGAAGYKGAWNRRARTARDSGLTVAQVEHLLNRYGSMADEVLEIIAQDAAQAQTLPGNPDYLLAEVTYAVTHEGALHIEDVLTRRTRVNIETRDRGVAAAPLVAKILGKHLGWSAAQEKTEVKNYRLTIEAEFAAEQQTTDEAANAIRTAVPNIVEAPA; this comes from the coding sequence ATGTCTCAGTCAGCTTCAGCTTCGGGTGTTCACGGAATTCTCAATGCACACACCCGCGCTGAAGCCTTGGCTGCCATGCAGTCGCAGGAACTTGATGTTCTTGTTATTGGTGGCGGCATTGTCGGCTCTGGGTGTGCCCTTGATGCGGCTACCCGTGGATTGACTGTTGGTGTTGTTGAAGCTCAGGACTGGGCGGCAGGAACTTCGAGCCGCTCCTCCAAGTTGGTGCACGGTGGTATTCGCTACTTAGAACAGTTGGACTTCCACCTTGTTCGTGAAGCGCTCATTGAACGCGGTCTGTTGCTGCAGCAGATTGCTCCCCACCTAGTCAAGCCCATCCGTTTTCTCTACCCCGTAGAGCACCCCGTCTGGGAGCGTGCGTATGTGGGGGCAGGCATGCTGCTCTATGACGCGTTCTCCTGGATGGGCGGACGCCGCCCTGGGGTTCGACACCACCGTCACCTCAGCAAACGTCAGATTGGTTTGGCCGCGCCCAGCTTGCGCTCCTCGGGCATCATCGGCGGCATGAGCTACTACGACGGTCGCGTGGATGATGCGCGCTATGTGGCGAACCTGGTTCGCACTGCGGTCGCCAACGGCGCCTACGCGGCGAACCGCACCGAGGTAATTGGTTTCATCCAAGAACAAGGGCGCGTTGTGGGTGTGACCGTGCGGGATGTGGAAACCGGAAACGAATTCCCTATCCGTGCCAAGCAGATCATTAACTCCACCGGAGTGTGGACAGGGGAAACCCAAGAGCTCGTGCACGATGGTGGCACGCTGCGCGTGCGAGCATCGAAGGGAATCCACATTGTGGTTCCTCGGGACCGCTTCAAGTCCGTCATGGGCTTGATCATGCGCACCGAGAAGAGTGTGCTCTTTGTTATTCCGTGGGGACGTCACTGGATTATTGGCACCACAGATACGGACTGGCACTACGACAAGGTGCACCCATCTGCCACCGCAGAAGATATTCAATACCTCCTTGACCACGTGAACTCAGTACTCGACGACCCCATCACCCACGATGACATTGAGGGTGTGTATGTGGGTCTGCGTCCATTGCTGGCAGGCAACTCTGAATCCACCGCCAAGCTCAGCCGTGAACACGTGGTGGTCAAGCCCAAGCCGGGTCTCGTGCTGATTGCAGGCGGCAAGTGGACCACGTATCGCGTCATGGCCAATGACGCCGTTAATGCAGCCGTGGAGGAGCTCAATGCTGGTGACCCTGCGTGGAATATTCCAGGAAGCATCACCTCTGCTGTTCCCCTGCTGGGCGCTGCCGGATACAAGGGTGCCTGGAACCGTCGTGCTCGCACCGCACGCGATAGTGGGCTCACTGTTGCACAGGTGGAACACCTGCTCAACCGCTACGGCTCGATGGCCGATGAGGTGCTGGAGATCATTGCGCAGGATGCTGCCCAAGCACAGACTTTGCCGGGTAACCCTGACTACCTGCTCGCTGAGGTGACCTATGCGGTGACGCACGAAGGTGCTTTGCACATCGAAGATGTGCTCACCCGTCGCACGCGCGTCAACATTGAAACCCGCGACCGCGGCGTTGCCGCGGCACCGCTCGTGGCCAAGATTTTAGGCAAGCACCTGGGCTGGAGTGCAGCACAAGAAAAGACCGAAGTGAAGAACTATCGCTTGACCATCGAGGCAGAGTTTGCAGCCGAACAGCAAACCACTGACGAGGCAGCCAACGCTATTCGGACAGCCGTGCCCAACATTGTTGAGGCTCCGGCCTAA
- a CDS encoding DUF3817 domain-containing protein: protein MPLAPRAADIPRIPGALKFYKVMSFITGGFLLLLCAEMILKYCIDIRTNSFVWPGGMTNPETGEFVFFEPGYEIEAFGPNGFLALVPSDTVEAINLSLGILIIHGWLYVIYLFAGFRIWSKMRWDFGKLFFIALGGIIPGLSFYVEAKYAKLVDAFLETQNTAAATKGEAA from the coding sequence ATGCCTTTAGCCCCTCGCGCCGCTGATATCCCACGAATTCCTGGGGCACTGAAGTTCTACAAGGTCATGTCCTTCATCACAGGTGGCTTCCTGCTGCTGTTGTGTGCAGAGATGATCTTGAAGTACTGCATCGATATCCGCACCAACTCTTTTGTGTGGCCGGGTGGAATGACAAATCCTGAAACCGGAGAGTTTGTCTTCTTTGAACCTGGCTACGAAATTGAAGCATTTGGGCCCAATGGTTTCCTTGCTCTCGTGCCTTCTGACACCGTGGAAGCTATAAACCTGTCTCTGGGTATCTTGATTATCCACGGTTGGTTATATGTGATTTATCTCTTCGCAGGCTTCCGCATCTGGTCCAAAATGCGCTGGGACTTTGGCAAGCTTTTCTTCATTGCCTTGGGTGGAATCATCCCCGGTCTTTCTTTCTACGTTGAAGCTAAATACGCCAAGCTGGTCGATGCATTTCTGGAAACACAGAACACCGCAGCCGCTACCAAAGGAGAGGCCGCGTGA
- the guaA gene encoding glutamine-hydrolyzing GMP synthase — protein sequence MSQPQPVLVVDFGAQYAQLIARRVREAGVYSEIVPHSITAAEVSAKNPVGIVLSGGPSSVYEPGSPTLDPAILELGIPVFGICYGFQVMAQALGGTVAQTGGREYGATDVAITAEHALVGGQPVTQTVWMSHGDQVATAPAGFTVVASTDATPVAAFANDERKLYGVQWHPEVKHSECGQDLLENFLHKCAGLPADWNSENVIETQVAAIRAQVGSGRVICGLSGGVDSAVAAAIVHKAVGDQLVCVFVDHGLLRQDERRQVEEDYVKATGIRLVTVDAREQFLTALAGVSDPETKRKIIGREFIRTFEQAERDLMAEAEADGEPIKFLVQGTLYPDVVESGGGSGTANIKSHHNVGGLPEDLQFELVEPLRTLFKDEVRAIGRELGLPHEIVGRQPFPGPGLGIRIVGEVTQERLDLLREADAIVRHELSAAGLDDEIWQCPVVLLADVRSVGVMGDGRTYGHPIVLRPVSSEDAMTADWTRLPYDLLAKISNRITNEVAGVNRVVLDVTSKPPGTIEWE from the coding sequence GTGAGCCAGCCCCAGCCCGTTCTCGTCGTTGACTTCGGAGCACAATACGCTCAGCTCATTGCTCGCCGTGTGCGCGAAGCTGGTGTGTATTCCGAGATTGTTCCTCACTCGATTACTGCCGCTGAAGTAAGCGCGAAGAACCCTGTGGGTATTGTGCTCTCGGGTGGACCCTCCAGCGTCTATGAGCCTGGCTCCCCCACGCTCGACCCCGCCATCTTGGAGCTGGGAATTCCCGTCTTTGGTATTTGCTACGGCTTCCAGGTCATGGCTCAGGCTCTAGGTGGAACGGTTGCACAAACCGGTGGCCGTGAATACGGCGCCACCGATGTGGCCATCACGGCAGAACACGCCCTCGTGGGCGGTCAGCCTGTCACCCAGACCGTGTGGATGAGTCACGGTGACCAGGTTGCCACTGCACCGGCTGGCTTCACTGTCGTTGCCTCGACGGACGCAACCCCGGTTGCGGCCTTCGCCAACGACGAGCGCAAACTCTATGGCGTGCAATGGCACCCTGAAGTCAAGCACTCAGAGTGCGGCCAGGACCTGCTGGAGAACTTCTTGCACAAGTGTGCTGGGCTTCCTGCGGACTGGAACAGCGAGAACGTCATTGAGACTCAGGTTGCTGCTATCCGCGCTCAGGTGGGCTCAGGACGCGTGATCTGTGGTCTTTCTGGTGGTGTGGACTCCGCTGTGGCTGCTGCCATTGTTCACAAGGCTGTGGGCGACCAGCTGGTGTGTGTCTTTGTGGACCACGGACTTTTGCGTCAAGATGAACGCCGCCAGGTTGAAGAAGACTACGTCAAGGCCACCGGTATTCGCCTGGTCACCGTCGATGCCCGCGAACAGTTCCTCACCGCACTAGCGGGTGTGAGCGACCCCGAAACCAAACGCAAGATTATTGGCCGCGAATTTATTCGCACCTTTGAGCAGGCAGAACGCGACCTCATGGCCGAAGCTGAGGCAGATGGGGAACCCATCAAGTTCTTGGTTCAGGGAACGCTCTACCCCGACGTCGTGGAATCTGGTGGTGGCAGTGGAACTGCCAACATCAAGAGCCACCACAACGTTGGTGGTCTTCCCGAAGACCTCCAGTTTGAACTCGTGGAGCCTCTGCGAACCCTCTTCAAGGATGAGGTGCGCGCCATCGGCCGCGAGCTGGGTCTTCCTCACGAGATCGTGGGACGCCAGCCCTTCCCTGGTCCTGGACTGGGTATTCGCATCGTCGGTGAGGTCACGCAAGAGCGTCTCGACCTGCTGCGCGAAGCAGATGCAATTGTTCGTCACGAACTCAGCGCAGCTGGTCTGGACGATGAGATTTGGCAGTGCCCTGTTGTTCTGCTCGCGGATGTGCGCTCGGTAGGCGTCATGGGTGATGGTCGCACCTACGGACACCCCATTGTGTTGCGCCCTGTCTCCTCAGAGGACGCTATGACAGCAGACTGGACCCGTCTGCCCTATGACCTCCTAGCCAAGATCTCTAACCGCATTACCAACGAGGTGGCTGGGGTCAACCGCGTCGTGCTGGATGTCACCAGCAAGCCCCCAGGAACTATTGAGTGGGAGTAA
- the guaB gene encoding IMP dehydrogenase encodes MVENDPFGFVGLTYDDVLLLPGHTDVIPSEANTSSRFTRRITLSKPLISSAMDTVTEARMAIAMARQGGIGILHRNLSIEDQADQVDKVKRSESGMITNPVTTTADATVAEVDRMCGQFRVSGLPVVDAEGTLVGIITNRDMRFVSEADKKNLTVKEIMTPMPLVTAQVGVSADDAIALLAKHKIEKLPIVDGAGKLTGLITTKDFDKSEKYPDATKDEAGRLRVGAAIGFFGDAWQRAEALRDAGVDVLVVDTANGDSAGVLEIIKKLKADPSFAHIDVVGGNVATRSGAQALVDAGADGIKVGVGPGSICTTRVVAGVGVPQVTAIWEAYQAAGPAGVPVIADGGLQYSGDIAKALVAGAESVMLGSLFAGCDESPGDLVFDNGKQYKSYRGMGSLGALQTRGERTSYSKDRYFQSDVPSDDKLIAEGIEGRVAYRGPLAAVAHQLVGGLRQSMFYVGARSIDELRSKGKFVRITAAGLKESHPHDIQMVVEAPNYRK; translated from the coding sequence ATGGTCGAGAACGATCCATTTGGTTTTGTTGGACTCACTTACGACGACGTGCTGCTTCTTCCTGGCCACACGGATGTTATTCCCAGTGAAGCAAACACCTCGAGCCGTTTTACTCGCCGCATTACGCTGTCGAAGCCTCTGATCTCTAGTGCCATGGACACCGTGACCGAGGCACGCATGGCTATCGCCATGGCCCGCCAGGGCGGTATTGGCATCTTGCACCGCAACCTTTCTATTGAGGACCAGGCTGACCAGGTAGATAAGGTCAAGCGTTCTGAGTCCGGCATGATTACCAACCCTGTCACCACTACCGCGGACGCCACCGTTGCTGAGGTAGACCGTATGTGTGGTCAGTTCCGTGTCAGCGGTCTTCCTGTGGTCGATGCCGAAGGAACGCTCGTTGGCATTATTACCAACCGCGATATGCGCTTTGTCTCTGAAGCAGATAAGAAAAACCTCACCGTCAAAGAAATCATGACCCCCATGCCGTTGGTCACTGCTCAGGTGGGTGTCTCTGCCGATGACGCTATTGCTCTGCTGGCCAAGCACAAGATTGAGAAGCTGCCCATTGTTGATGGTGCTGGCAAGCTCACCGGTTTGATCACCACCAAAGACTTTGACAAGTCCGAGAAGTATCCCGACGCCACCAAAGATGAAGCAGGACGCTTGCGCGTCGGTGCCGCTATTGGTTTCTTTGGTGACGCCTGGCAGCGCGCAGAAGCACTGCGCGATGCAGGCGTCGATGTTCTCGTTGTGGACACCGCTAACGGTGACTCTGCTGGCGTGCTGGAGATCATTAAGAAGCTCAAGGCTGACCCTTCTTTTGCACACATCGATGTTGTTGGTGGCAACGTGGCAACACGTTCGGGCGCACAGGCACTCGTTGATGCCGGCGCTGACGGCATCAAGGTGGGTGTGGGCCCCGGCTCTATTTGCACCACGCGTGTTGTTGCTGGTGTGGGTGTTCCTCAGGTCACCGCGATCTGGGAGGCCTACCAGGCTGCTGGTCCTGCCGGTGTTCCCGTGATCGCTGATGGCGGTCTGCAGTACTCCGGTGACATTGCTAAGGCATTGGTTGCCGGTGCTGAGTCCGTCATGCTGGGCTCTCTCTTCGCAGGATGCGACGAGAGCCCAGGAGATCTCGTCTTTGATAACGGCAAGCAGTACAAGAGCTACCGCGGCATGGGATCTTTGGGTGCCCTACAGACTCGCGGCGAGCGCACCTCCTACTCGAAGGATCGTTACTTCCAATCTGACGTCCCCAGCGATGACAAGCTCATTGCTGAAGGTATTGAAGGCCGTGTGGCCTACCGCGGTCCCTTGGCCGCGGTGGCACACCAGCTGGTGGGTGGTTTACGCCAGTCCATGTTCTATGTGGGTGCTCGCAGTATTGACGAGCTTCGCTCGAAAGGAAAGTTTGTTCGCATTACTGCTGCCGGCTTGAAAGAGTCCCACCCTCACGACATCCAGATGGTTGTCGAAGCACCGAACTACCGTAAGTAA
- a CDS encoding GuaB3 family IMP dehydrogenase-related protein → MTEIEIGRSKRARRAFAFDDIAVVPSRRTRDPQDVSVSWSIDAYQFEIPILAAPMDSVVSPETAIAMGKHGGVGVLNLEGVWTRYENPLPVLSEIRSLPAATATKRMQEIYAEPIKAELITARLAEIRAAGVTVAAALSPQRTQEFYQTVVNAGVDLFVIRGNTVSAEHVSKETEALNLKKFIYELDVPVIVGGAATYTAALHLMRTGAAGVLVGFGGGAATTTRASLGIHAPMATAIADIAGARRDYMDESGGRYVHVIADGGLGTSGDVVKAIACGADAVMLGSALARATEAPGGGWHWGQEAHHGELPRGNRVHVGQVAPLEELLYGPATVADGSANIVGALRRSMATTGYSDLKEFQRVEVVVSPYNPAAHGATTISSADPAL, encoded by the coding sequence GTGACTGAAATTGAAATTGGGCGTTCAAAGCGCGCACGCCGGGCGTTCGCCTTTGACGACATTGCTGTCGTTCCCTCCAGGCGCACACGTGACCCTCAGGATGTCTCGGTGTCCTGGAGCATTGATGCCTACCAGTTTGAGATTCCTATCTTGGCTGCCCCCATGGACTCTGTGGTCTCCCCCGAGACAGCCATTGCCATGGGCAAGCACGGTGGTGTGGGTGTACTCAACCTCGAGGGTGTGTGGACTCGCTACGAGAACCCTCTTCCTGTTCTTTCCGAGATTCGTTCTCTCCCTGCAGCAACCGCAACCAAGCGGATGCAGGAGATTTATGCCGAGCCCATTAAGGCAGAGCTGATTACTGCACGTCTGGCTGAGATTCGCGCAGCTGGTGTGACCGTTGCTGCAGCACTGTCTCCTCAGCGCACACAAGAGTTTTACCAAACCGTGGTCAATGCCGGTGTTGACCTGTTTGTGATCCGTGGCAATACGGTCTCGGCAGAGCACGTCTCGAAAGAAACCGAAGCACTGAACCTCAAGAAGTTCATTTATGAACTGGATGTTCCTGTCATTGTTGGTGGCGCAGCCACCTACACCGCAGCCCTGCACTTGATGCGCACCGGTGCTGCTGGTGTCTTGGTCGGCTTCGGTGGTGGCGCTGCTACGACCACACGTGCTTCTCTCGGTATTCACGCACCGATGGCTACTGCCATCGCAGATATTGCCGGTGCACGCCGTGACTACATGGATGAGTCTGGTGGCCGTTACGTCCACGTCATCGCAGATGGTGGCTTAGGCACCTCTGGTGACGTGGTCAAAGCGATTGCGTGTGGTGCTGACGCTGTCATGCTCGGTTCTGCACTGGCTCGTGCCACGGAAGCGCCTGGTGGCGGATGGCACTGGGGTCAGGAAGCACACCACGGTGAGCTTCCTCGCGGTAACCGTGTTCACGTGGGCCAGGTCGCACCGTTAGAAGAACTTCTCTACGGTCCTGCCACCGTCGCTGACGGTAGCGCCAACATCGTTGGCGCTCTGCGTCGCTCGATGGCCACCACTGGTTACTCGGACCTCAAAGAGTTCCAGCGGGTTGAGGTTGTTGTTTCTCCCTACAACCCTGCGGCACACGGTGCCACAACGATTTCTTCGGCAGATCCGGCTCTCTAA